A single Thermanaerothrix sp. DNA region contains:
- a CDS encoding flagellar hook-length control protein FliK: MGYDVGGIRSGGSQGGDLGPVGQSREVRSQDLKAIKDGQEVDGLVLRSEGSMVQVRVSGRTLWAQSSVPLFPGQRFRALWDASGEVPLLRLRQEDLELLSRFPMRDRPLAQALILRRLPADLDSLWGLRQAWMASGGAHEDLPAAVELFARGLPVTQESVKAMGWYMALAPQAALTLWKRVRERLKLKNSTKGVGSLEELFREDPEALRFLKAHRWASTPVRWSTEEPLMAPAFWPAGEDGPMARVVFSETMKGGRRAYSVFFEVEGDNLGRTEGWVAFMNNLIGVDLRADSSRGVELMRHHLGELKEDLSSGGLKVSHVSASSRRPKPSMTPRPIDMEA; the protein is encoded by the coding sequence ATGGGATACGACGTTGGAGGCATAAGATCAGGGGGTTCTCAAGGGGGAGACCTGGGGCCCGTAGGACAGTCCCGGGAGGTCCGATCCCAGGACCTTAAGGCCATAAAGGACGGCCAGGAGGTGGATGGGCTGGTCCTTCGGTCCGAGGGCTCCATGGTTCAGGTGCGGGTTTCAGGCAGGACCCTTTGGGCCCAGTCGTCGGTGCCCCTCTTTCCGGGGCAGCGTTTCAGGGCCCTGTGGGACGCGTCGGGGGAGGTGCCCCTTTTAAGGCTCAGGCAAGAGGATCTGGAGCTGCTTTCCCGGTTTCCAATGAGGGACCGTCCCCTGGCTCAGGCGCTCATCCTGCGGCGCCTTCCCGCCGATCTGGACTCCCTTTGGGGTCTTAGACAGGCCTGGATGGCCTCCGGCGGCGCCCACGAGGACCTGCCCGCGGCGGTGGAGCTCTTTGCCAGGGGGCTTCCGGTGACCCAGGAATCCGTCAAGGCCATGGGATGGTACATGGCCCTGGCGCCCCAGGCGGCGCTCACCCTTTGGAAGAGGGTGCGGGAGCGCCTTAAACTTAAAAACTCTACTAAGGGCGTGGGAAGCCTTGAGGAGCTCTTCCGGGAGGACCCCGAGGCGTTGAGGTTTCTCAAGGCCCATCGATGGGCCTCAACCCCGGTCCGCTGGTCCACCGAGGAGCCCCTTATGGCCCCCGCCTTCTGGCCCGCCGGCGAGGATGGGCCCATGGCCCGGGTGGTGTTCTCCGAGACGATGAAGGGCGGAAGACGGGCCTATTCGGTGTTCTTCGAGGTTGAGGGGGATAACCTGGGAAGGACGGAGGGGTGGGTGGCCTTCATGAACAACCTCATCGGCGTCGACCTTAGGGCGGACTCCTCCAGAGGCGTGGAGCTCATGAGGCACCACCTTGGGGAGCTCAAGGAGGACCTGTCCTCCGGCGGGCTCAAGGTGTCCCACGTGTCCGCCTCCTCGAGGAGGCCCAAGCCCTCCATGACCCCAAGACCCATAGACATGGAGGCGTAA
- a CDS encoding ribonuclease HII — translation DVYKRQREARELLSLGLKDSKKLSCPQRERLFEVMLSMKVPMGVQAASWRRVDGMNVLNASLWAMERAVLRLPVRPQLVLVDGKVPIKGLLAPQRCVVKGDSKVPAIMAASVAAKVLRDRVMERLHRVYPLYGFDRHKGYPTELHRRLLEELGPSPVHRLSFSFKKGL, via the coding sequence AGATGTGTATAAGAGACAGAGGGAGGCCCGGGAGCTGCTGTCCTTGGGCCTTAAGGACTCCAAGAAGCTGTCCTGCCCTCAGAGGGAGAGGCTTTTTGAGGTGATGCTTTCCATGAAGGTGCCCATGGGGGTTCAGGCGGCCTCCTGGAGAAGGGTGGACGGGATGAACGTTCTAAACGCCTCCCTGTGGGCCATGGAGAGGGCGGTCTTGCGCCTTCCGGTGAGGCCCCAGCTGGTGCTCGTGGACGGCAAGGTGCCCATAAAGGGTCTTTTGGCCCCCCAGAGGTGCGTGGTGAAGGGGGACTCCAAGGTTCCCGCCATAATGGCCGCCTCGGTGGCCGCCAAGGTACTTAGGGACCGGGTCATGGAGAGGCTTCACCGGGTGTACCCCCTGTATGGCTTTGACCGGCACAAGGGCTATCCCACGGAGCTGCATCGGCGGCTCCTTGAGGAGCTGGGCCCCTCCCCGGTCCATCGGCTGAGCTTTTCGTTTAAAAAAGGCCTTTGA
- a CDS encoding YraN family protein: protein MAGSGPARGGSAPLRGALGERMGARYLVEMGWRVLERNVRYPFGEIDIVAHDGSQLVFVEVRLRKANPFQGAADTVGPRKLRRLEMAARAFAESRDFSGSYRIDLLAIEEGPSGFSFELYRDITGG, encoded by the coding sequence GTGGCAGGTAGCGGCCCTGCCAGAGGGGGCAGCGCCCCTTTAAGGGGGGCCCTGGGGGAGCGCATGGGGGCCAGGTACCTTGTGGAGATGGGCTGGCGGGTGCTGGAGCGCAACGTACGGTATCCCTTCGGGGAGATAGACATAGTGGCCCACGACGGTTCCCAGCTGGTCTTCGTGGAGGTGCGCCTTAGGAAGGCCAACCCCTTCCAGGGCGCGGCGGACACGGTGGGGCCAAGGAAGCTCCGGCGCCTTGAGATGGCCGCCAGGGCCTTTGCGGAGTCCAGGGACTTCTCCGGGAGCTATAGGATAGACCTGTTGGCCATAGAGGAGGGGCCTTCGGGGTTCAGCTTTGAGCTTTACCGGGACATAACCGGGGGGTGA
- a CDS encoding EscU/YscU/HrcU family type III secretion system export apparatus switch protein yields the protein MSKGGPPRVRKAAALRYDKDRDDAPVVVASGRGRLADKILEVAREASVPIVEDAALVSALLALEVGDEIPPELYGAVAKVLAFVMEMERRASGGR from the coding sequence ATGTCCAAGGGCGGTCCTCCTAGGGTGCGGAAGGCGGCGGCTTTAAGGTACGACAAGGATAGGGATGACGCGCCGGTGGTGGTGGCCTCCGGTAGGGGGCGCCTGGCGGATAAGATATTGGAGGTGGCCCGGGAGGCCAGCGTTCCCATAGTGGAGGACGCGGCGCTGGTGAGCGCCCTTCTGGCCCTGGAGGTGGGGGACGAGATCCCGCCGGAGCTTTACGGGGCGGTGGCGAAGGTGCTGGCCTTCGTGATGGAGATGGAGAGGAGGGCTTCCGGTGGCAGGTAG